A genomic window from Candidatus Kouleothrix ribensis includes:
- a CDS encoding RNB domain-containing ribonuclease, whose product MTNLRVIAHRLMQEAGFVPDLPPAAAAEAQRMAPWRPAPGDGRRDLRRLLWSSIDNPESRDLDQIEYAEPLPGGAIRILVGIAEVDALVAAGSAIDQHAAANATSVYTGVTIFPMLPDQLSAGLSSLLPGEDRPALVIEFVVAQDGTQQSSAVYPALVRNHAKLDYESVGAWLEGGALPASVAAVAGIEQQLRLQAQATERLHELRARAGALDFETIEARVVADDGQVVDLRVLHKNRARYLIESLMIATNGVLARLLEDGGRPSIQRIVRTPARWPRIVELAATLGVRLPDAPDPRALAQFLAQQQRADPTHFPDLSLAVVKLLGAGEYALVLPGADHSGHFGLAVSDYTHATAPNRRYADVIIQRLAKALLAQSPTPYTADELAALAEHCTERDSAAKKVERRMRKYAAVALLHGRIGDVFDAIVTGAAAKGTYVRVLEPPVEGRVLRGEQGMDVGDHVRVRLIGTDSERGFIDFARA is encoded by the coding sequence ATGACCAACCTTCGCGTAATTGCACACCGCCTGATGCAAGAAGCCGGCTTTGTGCCCGACTTGCCGCCCGCAGCAGCGGCCGAGGCCCAACGGATGGCCCCCTGGCGGCCTGCGCCCGGCGATGGCCGGCGCGACTTGCGCAGGCTGCTGTGGTCCTCGATCGACAACCCCGAGTCGCGCGACCTTGACCAGATCGAGTATGCCGAGCCACTGCCCGGCGGCGCCATTCGCATCCTGGTGGGCATCGCCGAAGTCGATGCGCTGGTGGCTGCCGGCTCGGCGATCGACCAGCACGCTGCGGCAAATGCTACCTCGGTGTACACCGGCGTGACGATCTTCCCCATGTTGCCCGATCAGCTCTCGGCCGGGCTCAGCTCGCTGCTGCCAGGCGAAGATCGGCCGGCGCTGGTGATTGAGTTCGTGGTGGCGCAGGACGGCACGCAGCAATCGAGCGCGGTATACCCGGCGCTGGTGCGCAACCACGCCAAGCTCGATTACGAATCGGTGGGCGCCTGGCTCGAGGGCGGCGCGCTGCCTGCAAGCGTCGCGGCAGTCGCAGGGATCGAGCAGCAGCTGCGCCTGCAAGCCCAGGCCACCGAACGCTTGCACGAGCTGCGCGCCCGCGCCGGCGCACTCGACTTCGAGACGATCGAGGCGCGGGTGGTGGCCGACGACGGCCAGGTTGTCGATCTGCGCGTGCTGCACAAAAACCGCGCGCGCTACCTGATCGAAAGCCTGATGATCGCCACCAATGGCGTGCTGGCACGCTTGCTTGAGGATGGCGGCCGCCCCTCGATCCAGCGGATCGTGCGGACACCGGCGCGCTGGCCGCGGATCGTCGAGCTGGCCGCTACGCTAGGCGTACGCCTGCCCGATGCGCCCGACCCACGCGCGCTGGCCCAATTCCTGGCTCAGCAGCAGCGCGCCGACCCCACGCACTTCCCCGATCTGTCGCTGGCAGTCGTGAAGCTGCTGGGTGCCGGCGAGTATGCGCTGGTGCTACCCGGCGCCGATCATTCCGGCCATTTTGGCCTGGCAGTGTCGGATTACACCCATGCTACCGCGCCAAACCGGCGCTATGCCGACGTGATTATCCAGCGGCTGGCCAAAGCGCTGCTGGCACAGTCGCCCACACCTTACACCGCCGACGAGCTGGCCGCGCTGGCGGAACATTGTACCGAGCGCGACAGTGCCGCCAAGAAGGTCGAGCGGCGTATGCGCAAATATGCCGCCGTGGCATTGTTACACGGCCGGATCGGCGATGTGTTCGACGCGATTGTGACGGGAGCGGCGGCCAAAGGCACCTACGTGCGCGTGCTGGAGCCGCCGGTCGAGGGCCGGGTGCTGCGCGGCGAGCAAGGCATGGATGTGGGCGATCATGTGCGGGTGCGGCTGATTGGCACCGATTCCGAGCGCG
- a CDS encoding D-hexose-6-phosphate mutarotase, with the protein MHSPDLEQLNAQFGIRDFVTFVAGPGGLPMVELHGAHSRALVSVQGGQIVRFQPHGAAPLLWVSRLSSYAAGRSIRGGIPVCWPWFAQHPSDPSKPFHGFVRSRMWQVRGTCVIDDTVQLRLGIADDEATRAIWPHAFDLELLATAGPALLAELVARNTGSQPYTAGGALHSYFQVSDVEHVSIYGLDGTEYIDKVASGAHMRQVGALTIAGEVDRIYLDSTATCTIDDPQLSRRIQVGKANSHTTVVWNPGAEKARAMADCADDEYRDFVCVETANAVDDVYVLAPGGEQRLSLTITLAERYSA; encoded by the coding sequence ATGCATAGCCCTGACCTCGAGCAGCTGAACGCGCAGTTCGGCATCCGCGATTTCGTGACATTCGTGGCCGGGCCGGGCGGCCTGCCCATGGTCGAGCTGCACGGCGCGCACTCTCGCGCGCTGGTGTCGGTGCAGGGCGGGCAGATCGTGCGCTTCCAGCCGCATGGCGCCGCGCCGCTGCTGTGGGTCAGCCGGCTAAGCTCATACGCGGCCGGCCGCTCGATCCGTGGCGGCATCCCCGTGTGCTGGCCCTGGTTCGCGCAGCACCCCAGCGACCCGAGCAAGCCATTTCATGGCTTCGTGCGGTCGCGCATGTGGCAGGTGCGCGGCACCTGCGTGATCGACGATACCGTGCAGCTGCGGCTCGGCATTGCCGACGACGAGGCAACCCGCGCGATCTGGCCGCATGCGTTCGACCTCGAGCTGCTGGCCACCGCCGGGCCGGCGCTGCTGGCCGAGCTGGTGGCGCGTAATACCGGCAGCCAGCCCTACACTGCCGGCGGCGCGCTGCACAGCTACTTCCAGGTCAGCGATGTCGAGCATGTGTCCATCTACGGCCTCGACGGCACCGAGTATATCGATAAGGTCGCCAGCGGCGCACACATGCGCCAGGTCGGCGCGCTAACGATCGCCGGCGAGGTCGATCGGATCTACCTGGACAGCACTGCCACCTGCACGATCGACGACCCGCAGCTGAGCCGGCGTATTCAGGTAGGCAAGGCCAACAGCCATACCACAGTGGTGTGGAACCCCGGCGCCGAGAAGGCCCGCGCCATGGCCGACTGCGCCGACGACGAGTATCGCGACTTCGTGTGCGTCGAGACGGCCAACGCCGTCGATGATGTTTATGTGCTTGCGCCGGGTGGCGAGCAGCGCCTGAGCCTCACTATCACCCTGGCTGAAAGATACAGCGCATGA